The following proteins are encoded in a genomic region of Macrobrachium nipponense isolate FS-2020 chromosome 44, ASM1510439v2, whole genome shotgun sequence:
- the LOC135203850 gene encoding trypsin-1-like, translating to MYGNTSSRYCGRVSALKQTSTSNQLTVTFKATRIGNKGFHCTVTASDPNAPTPPPPTPPPSSSCRCGVVNRNAKIVGGVVTEMYEYPWQTAITSIASNQPFCGASIIASQWILTASHCVYGTTASSIKIVVGEYDWSKPDETNETSYTVEKIYTHPDYSPVTVNNDVALLKLSQPIVFSSDNKVAPVCLPPPDLLYENVNATVTGWGTLSSGGPQPTMLYEAVVPTMTNAKCNTLLNNQVTANMICAGIDAGGVDTCQGDSGGPMVTGSQSGTYMELIGVVSWGYGCAEPNKPGVYARVNKFLTWINSTIGAATKCPHP from the exons ATGTATGGTAATACCAGCTCAAG GTACTGTGGTAGGGTGTCAGCGCTCAAACAGACAAGCACCTCGAATCAGCTGACGGTCACCTTCAAGGCTACCAGGATAGGGAATAAGGGCTTCCACTGCACAGTCACTGCTTCTG ATCCAAATGctcccacaccaccaccaccaactccACCGCCATCTTCTTCATGCC GTTGCGGTGTCGTCAACCGGAATGCCAAGATCGTTGGAGGTGTTGTGACTGAGATGTACGAGTACCCCTGGCAGACGGCCATAACTTCCATAGCATCGAATCAACCATTCTGCGGTGCTTCCATCATCGCCAGCCAATGGATCCTGACTGCATCGCACTGTGTTTATGG CACAACGGCATCTTCCATCAAGATCGTGGTTGGAGAATACGACTGGAGTAAGCCAGATGAGACAAATGAAACTTCCTATACAGTTGAAAAA ATCTACACGCATCCGGATTACAGCCCAGTCACCGTCAATAACGACGTGGCACTCTTGAAGTTATCGCAGCCAATCGTATTTTCCTCTGATAACAAAGTCGCTCCGGTCTGTCTTCCGCCTCCAGATCTGCTCTACGAAAATGTCAATGCCACAGTGACTGGCTGGGGAACCTTGTCGTCAG GAGGTCCTCAGCCTACTATGCTGTATGAAGCAGTTGTCCCAACAATGACCAACGCCAAATGCAACACGTTATTGAACAATCAGGTCACTGCCAACATGATCTGCGCTGGAATAGACGCGGGCGGAGTTGACACCTGCCAG GGTGATTCTGGAGGACCAATGGTAACTGGCAGTCAGTCTGGAACCTACATGGAACTGATTGGAGTCGTGTCATGGGGTTATGGATGCGCTGAGCCTAACAAGCCAGGCGTATACGCTCGAGTCAACA AGTTCCTGACCTGGATAAATAGTACTATTGGAGCTGCCACCAAATGCCCACATCCATAG